The following DNA comes from Agelaius phoeniceus isolate bAgePho1 chromosome 7, bAgePho1.hap1, whole genome shotgun sequence.
TCTCCCTACACTGTTAATAACAGCTGCTAATGATTAGTTTGCTCTTTATTGCTGTTGTCATGTAGAAATATAGCAGAATTTAATTTCCAGAATGATTTTTTGGCCCTGGCAaagcttttttactttttttgctTGGATGAATTTTATAGATACCTTCCAATGCAAGACATATAACATGGTACTTTTTCTGTCTAGCAGGCCAACTGCACAGGAATTAAAATTTTACAAGCACCAAGTGAAGAAACTACAGAAAGCTTTAAAGAAAACTACCCAGTAAGTATAGTCTTTCAGGGACTTTCATGAATCCTCTGGACTTCTGAATGCAAGGTTACTCTGCAGCCTGTAATGTAGAGAGTAGCTTATAGACCATGTGCCTTATCAGCATTCTTTGGAGCCTGGTTATGAGTAGCAAGTCCTGCTGGACCTCTGCAGCCCTCTATTTCTGAAAAGATGGCAGGGTCTCCAAATGGGGGCACAgcagtgtggggttttttatttcattttgtcttTCTGGATTTGATTTGAGCTCTTTTTCTGGCAATATGTACAGGGCCATCTCTGGTGTTTGCTGCTTCCATAAGCTGTAAAGGAAGTTATTGGTTTCATTATGGATTATAAATGGGAAAGTGTGAGTTGGCAAAATGTTGCAGCTACTGAAGTTATGTCCAGATTATTCTTAGAAATTGACTTTTTCTGAAATATTGCTAAGAAAATACATGGAAGGTATAAAAAGTTCTAGTACTAATGAAGTGTTTTTAACTGTAATTTCACTTAGTCATTTGCCCTTGTGTATACTGAATGCTAAATGTTTTCTAGCCTGAAAAAGACATCACCTtaacttgaaaaaaaaccagaccTGTTGTGTATATTGAAATGGTCTAGTCTCTCGTGCAGTAGGTATCATTTGGATGAAAAGCAGTAGTGAGCTTTGTGTAATAAGCCAGGAAAGATATTCCAGCAGAAGTGGATAATAACTGAGTTTGGAATTTGAGCCTTTAGAGTAAAATTCTGGATTTTAGGTCTTCAGCCATAGTAGAACTCTGGCAACACAAAAACTGAGGGTGTCCCTTCTAGATCAGCAAGCAGTCTGGCATAGCCTCAGCCTGGAGACTTGAGATAAATTAATGATATTTGCATTGACTGATATTTGTCAGTCTGTGCTACTTGGCTATGATGGAATTCTGTTGCCCAGCATCATAACGTAGATATTGACTTGGTATGTTTGAACTTAAATGCTACACACCTGGTTCTTCCTCCAAGTTAAAAGGTAGCATCTCCTGCTAAGGCTGCTTGTGTGACCCACTGTGTGTATTTttgtgcagattttcagggagtaggactggagaaaaaaaagaagaaaagaaagactcTGGGAGAGTTGCCATTGTGgatcagctgcaggcagcttgCCAGCAATACTTGCAGGTACCCAAATTGTATCTGTTCTGCATGTTTCTAGCACTGTTACAATGAAATGTTTTACCTGTTTTGTTTAGATGTGTCAAGTGTGCTGGTCTGAGGCTAAGAGTGCCTATCAAATCCTCTGTGCAAGATGAGTCATGTTCTGGATTTGGCAGTCAGGGTAGGCTTGTTCTTGTTCTGTCTCAGTGTAAACTACCTGAAAACACAGCAAGGCAGCAGACACTAGGCTGGTAAATATGATTTAGCTGAAGTCTGTTCAGGACAGGGGATTTGTTCAAGATCTTGGGTGATAAGATCTTGGGTGAAAAATAAAGTggcctttatttttcttctaattaaAAAGCCTAACTATAATAAAACTTAGGAAACTGTAAATTGTGGAATTTACAGTGCCTCAAGTGGATAAATGTTAACTATCCCTCAAAGGGAAGTATATACTTACATTACTTTTACATATCTTCTAGCTAGTATATGTTGAAATCTCTGAGTCTATTGCATGTTGAATGCATGTGTAAAATCACTCAATAGTAATATTGGAGCTATTTATGACTTAATTTTTGACAACCATGACTGTGATAGAGAGGGATTTTATTACAAAACATTGTACATATTTGAGCAATAACATTTGTTATTTGTTCTTGAAGGTTTTGTCCCATATTGATTCTATTTTGCAAAGCCCAAGAGCTCCTCCGTTAATATTCCGGCCCAGCAAAGGGCCAGTGCAGAATGACAATAAAGAGAATGGGCAGGGATGTGGATTTGAGCACCTTCCACTCACTGTAGAAATGTGGGCAGATCAGCTCATAGCCCTAAAGGTAACAACACGTTGTTGTACTCTGTTTTTTGGTTTCCTTTCATCTGttctcctctcctccatccctctcTATGTGTCGTTGGGGGCGGTTTTTACATGTAGCTTTTGTTATTTTCTGACCTGGTGTTAAATTTTACAAATAATCTGCTGTCCATGTGAAATATATACCAGAGATACTTCTCTGTGTAAATcttctatttcattttattgATTGAGTCCCTGAGAAGAAACTTAAGCTTCAGAGTCTGGACTTCACACATTGATGAAGGTGCattctcttccttccttttgTCTGACCAGTGACTTTTTGATCCAAATACAAGTGAAATAGTTTTGTTTAAAGCCAAACTCTTTGTGACCAATACTTCCTATTTCACTTAAACTGTAATACATAgcaaatataatattttttactCTGTTCTTTTCAAATCAAAGAATGTCAGCAAGATACTATCCTTAAATTCATGAAAATTAAAACCTTAACCTCTCCAGTGCTGGAATGTTTTCTGCAtatgagaaacagaaaaacGTCTGTTTCTATACTAAAAACAACTTTAAGCAGTTTCTAAAATAAGTTGGCTCTCCTCCTTTCTTAAGGATTTGCATAGGTCCTTGAGAAAACTATCTCTGGAATTGCTGCCTTGGAACACTAAAGATCCACAGGATAACAGAGAATCCATACGAGTTGAAGACCTCCAGTTGATAGTAGATGCAATTTTGGAAGAACTAGAACACAAGGAAAAGGTAATTCTTACCAGAGATTTATAATCACAAGTTACTGTGGAGTTCTTAAATGCATTCTTCACACAGTGATTAGATTGGTGCATTTGAAAGCCTTGCAGCATTTAAGAAATACCTGTTTGAAGATATTCAGTAGTCAAAGACTCTTTTAACATAATGGATAAATTCACCTTGGGGAAGATTGCTTTAATCAAAGGCACTTGACCAGCAGTGAATTTGCATTGCCCTGTAGTCTCAGGAATTATCCTGTTCTGTCTCTCAGGGCTGAGAATACACAAATGCTTCTCTTAGCAACAGAGAAGGAAGCTTTCAAAAGAGTATTTGGAGTTTGGTGTATGCTTGTGCCTGAAAACTATTGAAACTGTGTcttcagatttaaaaatatttgaaacatTGAGATTTTGTAAGGGAAGTTACACCTGTTCTTCAGACTGGTTTTAAGAATGTTTCACAGCTTAAAGTACTCTTGCCTTGTTAAGCAATACAATTGATGAGTTCTTCCTGCTTGCTCCAGAACAGCCAGACACACTCCTTGCAAACCCTGTCTGCCATAGTCTCCCACTTCCAGAAGTTGTTTGATGTGAATTCTCTGAATGGTGTTTATCCACGGATGAATGAGGTGTACATAAAGCTGGGGGAAATGACCAATGCCATGAGGAACCTCCAAGAGCTCCTGGAACTAGGTAAAGACTTAGCACCTGCTGCTTGTTCACACTATTCCAAAAAAAGGAGACAGGTGAAAAGGTGCCCTCTTCATAGAAAATAATGTTGAGCTGTTGGGAAATGAATTAACTAGGTGTTTCCTTCACTGGGAAGACAAAAACATGTTCCTGTCAATTTATAGCTCAAATAGCAAATCCCCATTATTTGTAGGCCTTTAGTAGTTGCTGAGGAATAACAGGGAGGCAGAAGATGAGAATAACAGGGGaaatagaaatttttttccACGAAGGTTTTTTTGGTGAGGGGATTTCACAATTGTTATTCATTCTTCACTTGAAAGATAACAAatttaaggaagaaaataacTGTCTCGGAGGTAGATTTCTCCTCAGTAATTCATTCAACTGTAATTGGGTCCAGTCCTCAGAAAGTTCCATCTTATGCTGCTAAACTTCAAAACAAGTTGTTGAATGTTAAAAACTGTCAGTACTCAGAGGTGTAGTTGGTTATTTCCCTTCTGGTGGTAAACTTCTGtagaacagcagctgctgctgctgctgggttaaAAGGTTGGGCTGGGCTGTAGGATGTCCAgccccagagcctctgggctGCTGAGCCTCATTCAAGGAGGGAAGCAGtgttcctgcctgcagccagcatgGGAGAGGAGGAAACCTCACCTCCCCCTAATAACTGCAGCTCAGAAGATGCCTTGTCCAGGCTTAGTTCTTCTGAAATTGAaggagaaaaggacaaagaggACGCTACCTTTAGTCACAGCACTACAGACAGGTTAAAATTCAATACCAAAACAAGTTCTGGGTGTTAACAAAAAACATCCTCCTCCAAACATTTCCGTGTTTGTTAAGCAGGTTCCTTATTGGCCTAGCCCCTACAGTGTGGCTGCTGTGTCACAAGAATCTAATTTAATAACCCCCTCTctatatatataatttgttAGCTGATTTCCACTGACATTGTAAGGATGCACTTTAGTACCCTCTCTGCTGTgaacacacagctctgccaaaGTTTTTTTAGCCACTAAAGGATTACTGAGAGAATCCCCATTCCTAGctaacatttgtttatttctgaccatttgtttatttctgttttctctgaatGATGGAATGTATATGCCTAGATCTatgaaaaccaaataaaatctgTGCACCTGCAAAATTTCAGCTGTGTCTAAAATACTTCCCTGTCATTACTGTTAAAAGAATCATgaggtgtttgtttttccacagACAGTTCAGCTCCACCCACTGTGGTAGTGAATACTGTTGGGAAACTGTGTGACATCATTAATAAGAACGTGACTGAGCAGGTACAGCAGCTTCTGGGCACCCAAGACATCCACAGGTATGTGGGGCTGTTCCATTGCTGACCAGTCTGCAAACATCAAATGTAGTAATTGAGAACTGGCAAAAACTGATGCTGAAAGAAACTTTCATCATTTGTTACAAAGTCAGTGAGCTGCAACAGCACAGGTGTTAGTTACTGCTGTCCTGCTTGAAACAAATCTTGTATCCTGTCAAAAAGATGAAGTTGACAGAGGGAAAAATTGAGGCCAGAAGGTTCCAAAACACTCTCTGGTTTGCATGGATAATGTGATCAAACAAGCCTTAATGGGATACATGTTTCATCAGGAGACAAATCTGGCACCtgggtggggaggagaaagtgATGCAAGTCTCAGATGTAATATTGAAGTGTTCTAGTTGCCAAGGCAGGGTTTGCCTCAAGCTGCCTACAAATACTTTAGAAACTGGACAAATCCAGTTATATGTTCAACAGGTAACAGCCACATCTAGGTGGTGTAGCAGACCCTGAGGGCTTGCATTCAGCATGTGCTTTACAGACAAACTAAAAagggagcaggcagcaagtCTGACACATGCTGAGTTAACAATACTCACTCCCTCAGCCTTTCTGCACTCATTTCTCAGTTTTAACTGGAGAACAGCTGCTTATAAAGCATTTCTTGCTCTACCTCCAAGGCAGTTATACCAGCCACCCCCAGGCAGTATATTTAGCATACACAGACAAATGTTCCAGGCCCCAGACTACCTGGAGCcatgtgagggggaaaggaaGGATGTGTATACAGTGTTAGTAGTGAAATCAGAGATCCTCATGACAGCTCCCTTGTTGGCTGCAGGGTTCAGAACTGGAGAACAGAACATTGGTGTCCATGGTTTTATGTACTAAGTAGCAGTATTTTCACAAAGTCATGGCACAGAACAACAAAATGACCAAAGGGATGAACTTGCCACGTCCTTGCACCTCTTACCTGATTGTCTCACTTTCCATTCCAGTATCATCAATAAGCTTGAAGAACATGAGTGCTTCTTTCCACCCTTTCAAGCTCTCATTCAAGATTTGCTGTGTCTTCTAGGTGAGCAATATTTGCAACAATAATTATCTTCATGCCAACACTTCCTCATATAACTCTAAACAGTTAACACATGTTTTCTTTACTCCTGCTGTGCTAAAACAGAAGGAGGATGTGAGGGAATGTGCTGCCTTTGCCTCACTCTCCTTTCCACCTTTCCTCAGGAGGTGACCAAAAcactttcttttcatttaacatGGGGTTGCATTTACTTAAGCATATTACTTACAAGcctaattgatttttttctgaaagcattAAAAAGCCTGAGGAGTTTATTTAATTCACCATCTGTTTAAGTTAGAATTTTGGTTGAACTCAAGGTGTTCTGGGTTCATAAGCCTAACCCTTTTGCTTTCCATTCTGTTGCAGAGATCAGTAACGTGGATGATATTTTACCTGCAGTGCAAAACCTGAAATGGGGAGCTGGTTATGGGTGATTCTGCTCTTCCTGAACAAGATTTCTCTTACCTGTGAATGTACCTGCTGGTGCACATGACATTGCAGCTACCTCCTAAGCAACACTTCCAGAATTTTTTTACTTAAATAAAAGttactgcatttttaattttttttttaaattcttggtCAATTTAAGAAAAACTTTAACTGCTGTCAACTGGTCTACTCAATTCCAGAGAAAGAACCAATATACTCTGTATCAGTCCAGGAAACTGAACCCAGCACAACACCCAGCACAAACTCTAACCACTTTTAATATTGCTGACACAGTAAGTATGAGGTAAAGATGCCCTTACTGTCATAGCCAGCACACTTACACAAATCCTCAATCTTGGTTTTCCTGAGAGCCTATTTACAATGTGGTTCACATTTCCAGATCAGTTTGGGATAGAAACATTGTTACTCAGTGAGTATTCTCTCTGATTATGGACTGAGGCAGACCGGGTTAATGTAATcccataattttaattttggccAAAAATATAGGCCAAAAATCTTTGAAATTTGCTTCAGGCAATGGTTTGAAGTTACCATCGTTGTATTCCAAAAGTCAGTTTTAGAAAGGATTAGATCAAGTCTCTTATGCAAGACAATTAGAAGTTTATTGTACAGAAACAAGCACACCAAGcttccaaaaatattttgcctCAATATTATTAAAGCTTAGTTTACAAAACTTTGCTGTTCCTCAGACAGAATCTGGGTTTACAAGATTTTGAAATGTACTGTAACAAAGGACAAAACCAGTTAAGGTGTCACAAACTAAAACCTTAATGACATCTTGGTGAGTTCATCTCCCTGCTTTTGGAAGCTCATTATTTACATACCTGCAGCCACAGTCAGCTAAGGTACTTTTGAACAGTGTACTACCAACTTCTTAGTTTATCAAAAAAAATAGCTGTTAATGAGTTTCTCTTTTAAAAGGTTCTCTAGCCCTAGAGCTGAAGAATACTTTTTCAAAATGTATTCTTTTAAAAGTACACCACTGCCATGTTAAAACAACATGAACAAGTTCCTAGGGCCATCAGACTGCCAAGCAAAGTAATGACACTTGGCTGACAGTCTAAAATCTCCCCAGGTACAACCCTTCTTTAAGAGAGGTTTCACACTTAAAGGTCCTTTGAGGAGGGATTTGCCAGAAATAGCAAAAATTAAGGACTTATTCTTTAAGGACAAATTATTCCCTATGTGGGGGAAAATATGTTTAACTTCAGTGAGAACTAATCCCTGAATAGGATCATTAAATTTGCATGTCCTGAGCTGGAGCCTGCTTCAAATTTGCAATGACTATGCAAAACATGTTAATTACAAGAGATATATACATCCATAGGAAGTTGAAAAATTAGTAACTTATGTACATGAGAATAAATCAGATTTTCTTGCGTCTGCTCCTTGTCAGCTCATACCTGCAAGACAAACACAATAAGTAATTACTGTAGTTGAAAACCTTAACAGTTTTAACTGGCACAGTAGAGAAAACTTGGGCTGATTTCTTGCTTCTGCTTCACAGGCAGCACAGCAAAGGAGGCTCCAGAGATGGCCTCAAACTTCAGCTCTTCACCAGGAACTTTGGGTgcatcttttttcctcttcccataATTGCCctgagacacacacacacaggctggCCAGGGAAATGGGGTTTTCCTATTGGAATACTGGCTCACTGCCTGTGCAGATGGCAAGCTCCTGGACTACTCCACACTACATTCCTCGGGCTCCactgaaggagaaagaaggaaggacTCCTGCCATTTACTAAAGACACAGAAGTGAAAAAAACACCCAAGCCTGGTTCTCTGTTCTGCCTCAGACCAGGAACATACAAACCTCAGAACCACAACTAACGCACAAGCAAAACTCTAAGTGGCTCATTATAATAGTTTCTATAAATGCTTTGTAATTAAAGTTTTATCATACATATATATTGCTGATCAGAGTATTTAGTTAAGATCTTTATTCAAGTTAAAATTTGTTGCCAGGTTACTTTAATAAACAAAATTCTTTTACTTATGTGCCCCTGTGGCTTTTATGGCAACTTAAAATATGCTGAAGACTATAATTGACACAGGCATCTCATTAAAGCTGTCTCACAGGGCAGGCACTGCACAGCCAATGGATTAGCACACAATTTAGATAGAACTACCAGATTAGCTCAAGTTAGTCCTGCCTTTGCAGGTCAGATATTCTTCTTGCTCACCCAAATACAGCCCAGTTACCAGCACTCACTCCCACAGCAGTCATGCAAGCAATGGGCAGGTTTGGAAGTATGGAGATGAGTACTTACCACTGGGCAAAGCCTTTTATTAAATCCTCCCGGGACAAGTCAATGCGCacctttaaaaagcaaattttatttgtttgtagGTTATTCAGCATATAAATTGTTCAGCTAAGCTACCACTCCTCCCAAGCCAGACCCATTttccagctgtggggctgcagttCAGGCTTGAGGAAAAATGGAgcttcccacattcccagcaTAGTGTAGGCATGAACCAGCTCCATTTCCTATTGCACTACTTGGAAATTTATCTGTCACTGAAGAAGCAATTGCAGTttacttttcacagaatcaaagCTGTTCACAGAAAGTCAAAGCAGTGCTGGCAAATTGTGGGGTTTAGTCCCAATGCCTTTCTCAGCTCTGTGTTTGCACTTTTGGAGCCATTCCCCATACAGGCAGCACCAGGGCCCAGGAATCAGGCTTACTTCAGGAGCACCCTTCTGAAACGAGACCACAGAGCTCCCACATGGATACAGCCTCATTTGAGATGAAAATCTGgcagaaaaaaattgcttccAGACTGCCAGTCCTATCACTGTGAATCAGTTACTGGAGCCACATTTGAGGATTTCAGGAATAGCCTGGAGTGTTCAGCTCTGTTATATCTGTAGTGGAGATTCTTTAGACTTaccttccccagctccttcctctcctgTGAAATGAATGGCCTGCTGTTTTTCACTGCAATGTCCAGTGTCCTTTTCTTGACATTTTCCAAAGATTCAAAAAATTCAAACCttgaaataaagtttaaaaagaagagaCTTAAGGCAAAACCTAAAATCCTGTGAGCACCAGTGGACAGAATATAGAGACAGAGTACAGCATCAATGGCCAGGACTCTAACAGGGAAGGAACACACAGAAAAGGCAATTCTAGAGTGAGGTTTTATCCACATTGCAGGGAACCTTTTCCAGTCCTCATGAAAGATAACAACACTGTGTTCAGACTGTCCACCGTGccagggggaaggaggaaaacatGCACCCATGATGAAATGGCATTTAACATTATTTCCCCCCCTCCATGGAAGATCAGCATGTTTTCCATGCAATGTTCATTACTCAAGAGGAAATAGTCATGAGCCACCCCCCCGGGTTCACAGAGCAGCCTTGCACCACACCAAGAACAGACAAAGGCTGAAACCTGTGGCAATTAAATTCTTAATGGCTCTGACTCAAGCTTCTGGCACACATGGCTAATGTCAAGTGAGTTTTGTCCATGCTAAATCACTCCAGTTCTGCCCACCTGAATAGCTTTTCCTCAAGTCAGAGCTGTGAAACAGGTAAGGTGTTTTGGAGCTAAGCATTATCTTTAATTGAGGATGTACAGGATATGTCAGGGATGGGGAAAAGGAGATGCTCTTCTCAGCTGTTGGGATTGCACTAAATCAGTGCAGTTACTTAAGAACAGACAAAGCAGAATTTTCAGCTTTGGTGTTTTGAGTGTTAAGAAGGAACGTTTCAAAatcttttctccatttctgacTTATACAGAAAGGACATAAGACAGGAAAAATATAAGCCACCCAGGATCAACCAATATTCACATACATCCATGTGCACCTTCCTCTAATTATGGGATTAAAACCACCTCTCAAAAGAGCTCTACTTCTAAGCGTTCCTGTGTTTGGGTTTATGCAAAACACATTCCATTTCAGTGGCAGAGCTGTGACACTGTCAGCAAAGAGGTGGGAGCATTTTATCCTGCTCCCACCAGGCCTTGATGACAACATCCACCTGTGTGCCCAAAGGGTGCTCCAGCCTCAAAAGGCTCTTTACTTCTGCCTGGACCTTTGGAAAGATGTTAGAATAAGCATCAGGCAAAGCAGTGTGAACAGAGCAGTAGGCTCTGGGAGGTTCCTGAATGGGTAGATTGCCTCTGCCATGACAGGGAGTTAAACACAGCAGGACAATGTCAGTTTGCTGAGAAGCAAATGCAGCCTGGGGgtagggaaggggcagggaagAAGGTGTACCCTTCTTCTGGGGTATTTACAACACCACAGGCAGAGCAAGGCCAGCCCCAAGTACTTGTGACAGTCCAAGTGCCATTTGTTTCAGAAAAGCTGGAAATGTTCACAAGAGAGTCCCTAGGAGCTACACCAGCACACCTTAAGAAGCCCTGTCATTACACAGAGATCATAACTATTCCAACCATAATAACAATTTACATTTTCTTACTTCTCATCATATTGGGGGTTCAGAGTTTTTTTCTTAACAgaagttttctttctgcttgtCCATCTTCTGTCTGGAAGCAGGTATATACGAACATATGGATCAACTCCACGATTGGAAGAGGGTACCAAGTTtctgttaaaagaaaaacagacaaTCAAGGCAGGTTCTCTCACTGTGTGTTTTAATACCTTGGCTCTCTTGGCATTAGACCAACCCTTCACAGGCCAAAAACATTCATCCCAGGAGCTGGAATATATGCAAATAAAACTTTAAGATTGTTTAGTTAAAATCTTTACTCCTGAGGGTGTGGCCACTTACTGGGGTTCCTAAATTAGCAATTACATATTCAGTCATAGGTATCAATCCTTGTCACAATGCTTATCCCAACACCCCAAGACACACACCAGCTGTCAGTGCTGTCCAGAGGAAATTTTGGGTTGGTGACAGTGGAAACATCTCCATTGCAGTGAGCACAACTCACTGGGTTCTCTCCCtgacctgctgctggcactgaccagagctgggcacagagaggTTGCACAGCTGGAAGCCAGCCAGCACTAAGGCATCTCCTGCTGCACgtggctctgctccagctttGCTGGATGACTGACAGAGCTCAGAGAGCTCTTCCCTCTGTGAGCCACCACAAGCATTACCTGCAGCCATTGACCAGCACGACGAGGCTCTGCCGGATGGAAGCGTAACGCACGGTCAGCTGGATTTCCCCCAGAGGCATCTCAGTCCCACTGCAAGACATTGCACAGTCAAGGCTTTTAAACAGCCATTGAGCAGCCCACAAGCAGACTAAAACCAGCTTTCAGGGCACCATCCTTCTTCCTGGCATCCTAAGTTTGCTGTCAgaagccccatccctgccttctCTGCAGGTACCTGATTTTAATCTCACAATACAAACTGCCAAAAATGCCCCTATGTGGCCACTGTAGATGAAGCAGCAAAGTATAGGTTAGTGTGTCACACATTCCCTCAGGAATGTCTGTATATGCAAAATGGGACCTTTTTCATATTCCGTTCTGCATGTTATTAAGATGGCTCAAAATCCAAAACATTGCttaaaaatggtttaaaaatagTTTATAAATTAGGCCCTGTTCAGAGCTAAAAAATTCACCAGTCACCAATTCACCAAACTGCAGCTGGAGGTCAATTTTATGTTCAGGGTTGTAACTACTCTGATGATCTCTTAAGTGAGGTGGATCTTTGTAACTTCTGTTGATTAAGGATTCCAAAAGCTCCATTCTGTGCCCCAGGAGAAACAAATCTTTCTCTCCATCTGCCTGACTGAGCAGCCTCACACTGAGCACTGTGAGGACACATACAAGCAGACCTAAAAACTTTGTTCACTGCATTATCAGTCTTAAACGTGTTGGATAAACACATTCAGAGCTTTAAGCAGCCAGAGGTGCCTATCAAGAGTTTAGGTTTACAGAAGTTTAGTTTACAGAAGTGGGATGTTCAGACTTCAAAATCCTGTTGCTAAGTGAGTGTTGAGAAGctcttcaacaacataaaaccaaCACATGCAGCACTCTTAGGAGAGCCATAGAGTGAATACTTTCCCTTTATACCTGCTCTGACAGTGCCCTGTAATTTACTTTGCTGTTGACTGGAATACCTAGGTCAATTCTTTGTAAGGTGACTTGAGACCCAACACCCCAAATGATTTAGCAGCCTTGAATTCACTTCTATGCAACAGTAACACTTAAACTTTCCCAAGAGAAGAACAATTCAGCTGGAAGAACACCTACTTATGAATGTCCAGGTTGCTGCTACTTAATTCAAAGCAGGAAGAAGGCAGGGACCCCAGTGAAGTGACACTGGGTGCCACCCTCATTTCCTGCAGGACGGGCAGCGTGGGCACGGCCGCTGCTCCGCTGGGCAATGCTGATGGTGGGCCATGCTCTGGGTTTTGCTTGCCCTCTGCATCATCAAGGCCAGACACAGTTTCACATGGTACAGGGGCTCCTGAACTGTCTTTAGTGTCCAAGTCTTCTCCACCACTGTCCTTTTTTGGCAGAGATTCAGGTGCTGCAGAGTCTTTGCTCATGGGAGGAACTTTTGAGACT
Coding sequences within:
- the CEP70 gene encoding centrosomal protein of 70 kDa isoform X3 — protein: MEQSVNPQSRRRLPEGSARGGAAAPRQEKAEWENLNRILMRHGLKPVSLAAPQSCRDTSDMIVLDHESSQGIRLALKTLVEDIERQQKVMQGLMEANRCLRDVVRLEQGRASRQEQRANDLENVVKNIKAKICQLEDETIAKACQQQSQVKELQKEQQASRVKYQQQQEKLQEQEEIIARLQKELSRVGREEQQRADTQNKMFCQFCKRAPKSVLDQRQYKKDEDEVQREVKTKEEFLNLDATPNYKALLMSFQKQLTETKAKNEQLLLENINLKKNLEISRPTAQELKFYKHQVKKLQKALKKTTQFSGSRTGEKKEEKKDSGRVAIVDQLQAACQQYLQVLSHIDSILQSPRAPPLIFRPSKGPVQNDNKENGQGCGFEHLPLTVEMWADQLIALKDLHRSLRKLSLELLPWNTKDPQDNRESIRVEDLQLIVDAILEELEHKEKNSQTHSLQTLSAIVSHFQKLFDVNSLNGVYPRMNEVYIKLGEMTNAMRNLQELLELDSSAPPTVVVNTVGKLCDIINKNVTEQVQQLLGTQDIHSIINKLEEHECFFPPFQALIQDLLCLLEISNVDDILPAVQNLKWGAGYG
- the CEP70 gene encoding centrosomal protein of 70 kDa isoform X4, with the translated sequence MTQQEKAEWENLNRILMRHGLKPVSLAAPQSCRDTSDMIVLDHESSQGIRLALKTLVEDIERQQKVMQGLMEANRCLRDVVRLEQGRASRQEQRANDLENVVKNIKAKICQLEDETIAKACQQQSQVKELQKEQQASRVKYQQQQEKLQEQEEIIARLQKELSRVGREEQQRADTQNKMFCQFCKRAPKSVLDQRYLCLIDYYESQISQIKKELRQYKKDEDEVQREVKTKEEFLNLDATPNYKALLMSFQKQLTETKAKNEQLLLENINLKKNLEISRPTAQELKFYKHQVKKLQKALKKTTQFSGSRTGEKKEEKKDSGRVAIVDQLQAACQQYLQVLSHIDSILQSPRAPPLIFRPSKGPVQNDNKENGQGCGFEHLPLTVEMWADQLIALKDLHRSLRKLSLELLPWNTKDPQDNRESIRVEDLQLIVDAILEELEHKEKNSQTHSLQTLSAIVSHFQKLFDVNSLNGVYPRMNEVYIKLGEMTNAMRNLQELLELDSSAPPTVVVNTVGKLCDIINKNVTEQVQQLLGTQDIHSIINKLEEHECFFPPFQALIQDLLCLLEISNVDDILPAVQNLKWGAGYG
- the CEP70 gene encoding centrosomal protein of 70 kDa isoform X1 codes for the protein MEQSVNPQSRRRLPEGSARGGAAAPRQEKAEWENLNRILMRHGLKPVSLAAPQSCRDTSDMIVLDHESSQGIRLALKTLVEDIERQQKVMQGLMEANRCLRDVVRLEQGRASRQEQRANDLENVVKNIKAKICQLEDETIAKACQQQSQVKELQKEQQASRVKYQQQQEKLQEQEEIIARLQKELSRVGREEQQRADTQNKMFCQFCKRAPKSVLDQRYLCLIDYYESQISQIKKELRQYKKDEDEVQREVKTKEEFLNLDATPNYKALLMSFQKQLTETKAKNEQLLLENINLKKNLEISRPTAQELKFYKHQVKKLQKALKKTTQFSGSRTGEKKEEKKDSGRVAIVDQLQAACQQYLQVLSHIDSILQSPRAPPLIFRPSKGPVQNDNKENGQGCGFEHLPLTVEMWADQLIALKDLHRSLRKLSLELLPWNTKDPQDNRESIRVEDLQLIVDAILEELEHKEKNSQTHSLQTLSAIVSHFQKLFDVNSLNGVYPRMNEVYIKLGEMTNAMRNLQELLELDSSAPPTVVVNTVGKLCDIINKNVTEQVQQLLGTQDIHSIINKLEEHECFFPPFQALIQDLLCLLEISNVDDILPAVQNLKWGAGYG
- the CEP70 gene encoding centrosomal protein of 70 kDa isoform X2 — protein: MEQSVNPQSRRRLPEGSARGGAAAPRQEKAEWENLNRILMRHGLKPVSLAAPQSCRDTSDMIVLDHESSQGIRLALKTLVEDIERQQKVMQGLMEANRCLRDVVRLEQGRASRQEQRANDLENVVKNIKAKICQLEDETIAKACQQQSQVKELQKEQQASRVKYQQQQEKLQEQEEIIARLQKELSRVGREEQQRADTQNKMFCQFCKRAPKSVLDQRYLCLIDYYESQISQIKKELRQYKKDEDEVQREVKTKEEFLNLDATPNYKALLMSFQKQLTETKAKNEQLLLENINLKKNLEIRPTAQELKFYKHQVKKLQKALKKTTQFSGSRTGEKKEEKKDSGRVAIVDQLQAACQQYLQVLSHIDSILQSPRAPPLIFRPSKGPVQNDNKENGQGCGFEHLPLTVEMWADQLIALKDLHRSLRKLSLELLPWNTKDPQDNRESIRVEDLQLIVDAILEELEHKEKNSQTHSLQTLSAIVSHFQKLFDVNSLNGVYPRMNEVYIKLGEMTNAMRNLQELLELDSSAPPTVVVNTVGKLCDIINKNVTEQVQQLLGTQDIHSIINKLEEHECFFPPFQALIQDLLCLLEISNVDDILPAVQNLKWGAGYG